A single region of the Salipaludibacillus sp. LMS25 genome encodes:
- a CDS encoding M20/M25/M40 family metallo-hydrolase: MNQRLWSTPGCLQHLLCELVSWESRTFTAGEKEFPVKLTEKLKNIPYFKEHPDHIALQDVDTGRKLLTALYKHPHATQTIVLLSHFDTVQTEEYGELEPLAFHPEELTSKLHERKDTLPAAAREDLESGNYLFGRGTMDMKMGLALHMGLLDQASAENWPINLLLLTVPDEEVNSAGMRTAVPELLHLADTHQLDYTLFLNSEPSFALHPGDKTHYIYTGTMGKIMPSALFFGKETHVGEPLSGITANYIASFMTQEIEWNSQFQEHDLGEATPLPVSLHQKDLKLEYSTQTPYRASALYNVFLMNRHAGDVLDLFEDVANEAAKKCTTAYRQLCEREQIDGVRDVQVLRYEDVLDHAEKKFSSAFINDLMNAVEQHSEWDDREKSLGMADALMLQCPELAPAIVVLFAPPYYPAVNSSHDETIQTAISVIAQAAADYETELKHIHYFNGICDLSYVNYTGHDDEMTVYKKNTPVWGKTYDIPFNDMAKLKAPVLNVGPFGKDPHQRTERLHCDSAFVHTPHMLEQLIKHLLKKTTVPQ, from the coding sequence ATGAATCAGCGATTATGGTCCACACCAGGCTGTTTGCAACATCTACTATGCGAGCTCGTTAGCTGGGAAAGCCGAACCTTCACCGCAGGGGAAAAAGAGTTTCCTGTTAAACTAACTGAAAAATTAAAGAACATCCCTTATTTCAAGGAGCACCCTGACCACATCGCTTTACAGGACGTGGATACCGGCCGAAAACTGCTCACAGCCTTATACAAGCACCCACATGCCACACAAACCATCGTACTGTTAAGCCATTTTGACACTGTTCAAACTGAGGAATACGGTGAATTAGAACCGCTCGCCTTCCATCCTGAAGAACTCACTTCAAAACTGCACGAGCGTAAAGACACCCTTCCTGCCGCCGCAAGAGAAGACCTTGAATCAGGCAACTACCTATTCGGCCGAGGCACGATGGACATGAAAATGGGACTCGCTCTTCATATGGGCTTACTCGACCAAGCAAGCGCCGAAAATTGGCCAATTAACCTACTTCTCCTTACTGTCCCTGACGAAGAGGTGAACTCCGCAGGCATGCGCACCGCCGTTCCTGAACTATTACATTTAGCTGACACACATCAACTGGACTACACGTTATTTTTGAACAGCGAACCATCATTTGCTTTACATCCTGGAGACAAAACTCATTACATCTACACAGGCACGATGGGAAAAATCATGCCCTCCGCCCTCTTTTTCGGAAAAGAAACGCACGTTGGGGAGCCGTTAAGCGGAATAACTGCCAACTATATTGCATCATTCATGACGCAAGAAATCGAATGGAACAGTCAGTTTCAGGAACACGATCTTGGGGAAGCCACACCGCTCCCTGTCTCCTTGCACCAAAAAGACTTAAAACTTGAATATTCTACTCAAACACCTTATCGTGCCTCCGCCCTCTATAACGTTTTTTTGATGAACCGCCATGCCGGAGACGTGCTAGACTTATTTGAAGACGTGGCAAACGAAGCAGCCAAAAAATGTACGACTGCCTATCGCCAACTTTGTGAGAGAGAGCAGATCGACGGAGTGAGAGATGTGCAAGTCTTACGCTATGAGGATGTGTTAGATCATGCAGAGAAGAAATTCAGTTCTGCCTTTATCAACGACTTAATGAACGCTGTAGAGCAACATTCTGAGTGGGATGACCGTGAAAAGTCATTAGGCATGGCAGACGCATTAATGCTTCAATGTCCTGAGCTGGCACCGGCAATCGTCGTCCTATTTGCACCGCCTTATTACCCAGCCGTCAACTCATCTCATGATGAAACGATTCAAACAGCTATTAGCGTTATTGCTCAAGCTGCCGCTGACTATGAAACAGAGTTAAAACATATTCATTACTTTAACGGCATCTGCGATTTGAGCTACGTGAATTATACCGGCCACGACGATGAAATGACCGTCTACAAAAAAAACACCCCTGTCTGGGGCAAAACATACGATATTCCATTCAACGACATGGCAAAATTAAAAGCACCTGTGTTAAATGTAGGGCCATTCGGCAAAGACCCACACCAACGTACCGAGCGGCTTCATTGTGACAGTGCGTTCGTCCATACACCGCACATGTTAGAGCAACTTATTAAACATCTCCTTAAGAAAACGACAGTGCCGCAATAG
- a CDS encoding NAD-dependent deacylase, whose protein sequence is MPKHVQDIQKAVDWLLQSQKTVVFTGAGMSTESNIPDFRSKSGWWKQIDPRTVATTEALTENYQLFHAFYTARIQALKEVLPHEGYHVLARWEKRGLIDLIGTQNVDGLHRKAGSDAVEELHGSIHTITCHRCGKKAATSDFTHGQACDTCGGKLRPNVVLFGEMLPQEAWQRTLKAIKTAQLVFVIGTSLDVYPANQLPMMTDGRVVVINKEAHAGYTFDLTIEGKAGELLVHMDAIAQK, encoded by the coding sequence ATGCCAAAGCACGTACAAGACATTCAGAAGGCTGTTGATTGGTTGTTGCAATCACAAAAGACTGTTGTGTTCACAGGGGCGGGAATGTCAACGGAGTCGAACATTCCTGATTTCCGTTCTAAGTCGGGCTGGTGGAAACAGATTGATCCGCGGACGGTGGCAACGACAGAAGCTTTGACTGAAAATTATCAGTTGTTTCATGCCTTTTATACAGCGAGAATCCAGGCATTGAAAGAGGTGTTGCCGCATGAAGGCTATCATGTATTAGCACGGTGGGAAAAGCGTGGGTTGATTGACCTTATTGGCACGCAAAATGTAGATGGTCTGCACCGAAAAGCAGGAAGTGACGCTGTAGAGGAGCTGCATGGGTCTATTCATACGATCACGTGCCACCGTTGTGGAAAAAAAGCAGCTACTTCCGATTTTACACACGGACAAGCTTGTGACACGTGCGGCGGCAAGCTGCGGCCGAACGTAGTGTTATTTGGGGAAATGCTGCCACAGGAGGCATGGCAGCGAACATTGAAAGCGATTAAAACAGCACAATTAGTCTTTGTTATTGGGACGAGTCTTGATGTTTATCCAGCCAATCAATTACCAATGATGACGGATGGCAGGGTTGTAGTCATCAATAAGGAAGCGCATGCTGGCTACACATTTGATTTAACGATCGAAGGTAAGGCGGGTGAATTACTCGTCCACATGGATGCGATTGCTCAGAAGTAG
- a CDS encoding LytTR family DNA-binding domain-containing protein: MKKDIKLGVVDDDINIHKGIENMCMSKNEISVRTYSSGISLIEDLSNDVDIDILLLDISMPTINGFDIAEHVRVSYPSIKIIFMSSNPDYALKGYKYYPEDFITKPINVLRLMRTINRIIERENSTTPKVQKIGVRTDGKIILVEISKIIFIEKKGKKSFIHLEGSKVVEANEGLSKLELMLSEYQFYRAHQSFLIATEKIEEIEIDNFMRSYNIKLVGTSMQVSLSRNKYKELKNLIKDII; this comes from the coding sequence ATGAAGAAGGATATTAAGTTAGGGGTTGTAGATGACGATATAAACATTCACAAAGGTATAGAAAATATGTGTATGAGCAAAAATGAAATCTCAGTTCGAACATATTCCAGTGGGATTAGTTTGATAGAGGATTTGAGTAATGATGTAGATATAGACATACTTCTTTTAGATATCAGTATGCCTACTATAAATGGGTTTGATATTGCCGAACACGTCAGAGTAAGCTATCCTAGCATAAAAATTATTTTTATGTCTTCTAACCCAGACTATGCATTAAAAGGATATAAATATTATCCAGAAGACTTTATTACAAAGCCAATCAATGTGTTAAGGTTGATGAGAACCATTAATAGAATTATAGAAAGAGAAAATTCAACAACTCCAAAGGTACAAAAAATTGGAGTTCGAACAGATGGAAAAATTATTCTAGTTGAAATTTCAAAAATCATCTTTATCGAAAAAAAAGGAAAGAAAAGCTTTATTCATCTTGAGGGTAGTAAAGTCGTAGAAGCTAATGAAGGTCTATCTAAATTAGAGCTAATGTTATCAGAATACCAATTTTACCGGGCACACCAATCGTTTTTAATCGCAACCGAGAAGATTGAAGAGATAGAAATTGATAATTTTATGCGGTCATACAATATAAAATTAGTGGGAACAAGTATGCAAGTTTCGTTAAGCAGAAACAAATACAAGGAACTTAAGAACCTTATTAAAGATATTATTTAA
- a CDS encoding IS256 family transposase, whose product MTTSIGQESLENQLDHMVRDFVKEKLEVIMKEEMTNFFDHEHPELKNAKNGHDKRQLDTKYGRIDSLQVPRDRDNAFQTEMFQPYERHQAWLGETIIQMYQKGMSTREISHFLERILGHTYSPTTISNITDVVGEDIESWQQRELQKRYSVVYLDGTYLKLRRDDVANEVVYVVVGVTEEGYREILGFYVGGKESALGWKEILLDLYERGAKEVLLGIFDGLPGLEEAMKEVYPKADIQRCVVHKVRNALNVARKKDQSAMAEDLKPIYQANTRGEADKCFQAFKETWSKKYPKVVQSWERDLDVLLTFLQYPSSIQPMIYTTNIIERTMKEIKKRTKTMNSLPTEKAAEKIVYLQSVEYNERWAQRKLRGFSTAQPVLQDLFKKRYGTED is encoded by the coding sequence ATGACTACTAGTATAGGACAAGAATCACTAGAAAATCAACTAGATCACATGGTGCGTGACTTCGTGAAAGAAAAACTAGAAGTGATCATGAAAGAAGAAATGACAAACTTCTTTGATCACGAACACCCAGAGTTAAAAAACGCAAAGAATGGTCATGACAAGCGTCAATTGGACACGAAGTATGGTCGAATCGATTCTTTACAAGTCCCACGTGATCGTGATAATGCCTTCCAAACGGAGATGTTTCAGCCTTATGAACGCCACCAAGCATGGCTAGGCGAAACGATCATTCAAATGTATCAAAAAGGCATGAGCACGCGAGAAATCAGCCATTTCCTTGAGCGTATCTTGGGTCATACCTATTCGCCAACGACGATCAGTAACATCACCGACGTCGTGGGAGAAGATATCGAATCATGGCAACAACGAGAGCTTCAAAAGCGTTATTCCGTCGTCTATTTAGACGGAACGTATCTCAAGCTACGACGAGATGATGTCGCCAACGAAGTCGTTTATGTCGTGGTTGGCGTGACCGAAGAAGGCTACCGAGAAATCCTTGGATTCTATGTCGGTGGGAAAGAAAGTGCGCTTGGTTGGAAGGAAATCCTCCTAGACCTCTATGAAAGAGGCGCAAAAGAAGTTCTCCTCGGGATCTTTGACGGGTTACCTGGTTTAGAAGAAGCGATGAAGGAAGTCTATCCAAAAGCGGATATCCAACGCTGCGTCGTGCATAAAGTTCGAAATGCCCTTAATGTAGCACGTAAAAAGGATCAATCGGCCATGGCGGAAGATCTTAAACCGATCTACCAGGCAAACACGAGAGGGGAAGCTGACAAGTGCTTTCAAGCATTCAAAGAAACCTGGTCAAAGAAATACCCGAAAGTCGTTCAATCATGGGAACGAGACCTGGATGTTCTTTTGACTTTTCTTCAGTATCCGTCATCGATTCAGCCGATGATTTATACCACGAACATCATCGAACGAACGATGAAAGAGATCAAGAAGCGAACCAAGACAATGAACAGTTTACCGACAGAAAAAGCGGCAGAAAAGATAGTTTACCTTCAATCCGTTGAATACAACGAGAGATGGGCCCAGCGGAAACTAAGAGGTTTCAGCACGGCTCAGCCGGTTTTACAAGATCTATTCAAAAAGCGTTATGGAACAGAAGACTAA
- a CDS encoding discoidin domain-containing protein, translated as MWTFKHKKRLLSLSLVISLMLSPLIGSVHPSLTNAEERFSTDVTIVEWHFDHETPTATGGIESNLNRQISLKGASLAGYVLGFGDNSRAINSNRWNNSQDSYWLIDFSTVGFEHLTVSSKQYGSLTGPKDFELQYSIDGTTWLTVPHSTITVEYNWLRGQVNQLSLPEKLNNRETVFLRWLNTSEEAVGIGYSLSTTGSNRIDDIVITGRPVDEPDNPDDDIAELPEDQEEEQEAEEKEEQEEVKEEEETLEPQPENESEEHVEPSPDEEAPSDVITSIKSARSMHGQDVTIEGVANSDGGLLSATNFSVYIQDDEAGIHLFHEHPDVFPTINEGALIRASGMIDVSIDGIVQLVISQVDVIEENQPLIMKSIDLSSYKEPNLWDEYDGQLITFTGYLERVHNSSRAHFINEELDGLDVRALNYPLIDLTELAPHHWYTVTAIFCKKTGGYEAIVRRGSDISVEVEQPPTPLSDKTAVDMDAAALEVIFQGTDSYERVLQNVILETTGRHGSSIVWYSPRPAVISSTGHVTHPVNVPVPVPLTAIISKGNFQKAKSFLVIVKPIHHETIPPFSPVPIPVLPEDSHDETPSDSVEPDMTPTLPIYKNNEGRYQPPNHTEGREAHVASAIILPQPLNSMSSYTGEAATYEKIITVKHGSAMSTEEPEVANGHSPTLQRVTNGYVYLPEIVDALNDDWAFKGTNMASIIVPETVVAIDEEKSESRYKSGLDERPDSSISTLTEQTNARDSSSSPLYVLLVCLLALLIVTGAVFYFKKRTLHL; from the coding sequence ATGTGGACGTTTAAACATAAAAAGAGACTGCTGTCTCTGTCTCTTGTGATTAGCCTAATGTTGTCGCCCCTAATTGGAAGTGTTCATCCTTCCTTAACGAACGCGGAGGAGAGATTTTCCACCGACGTTACAATTGTTGAGTGGCATTTTGACCATGAAACGCCTACCGCAACAGGAGGAATTGAAAGCAATTTAAATCGACAAATTTCACTTAAAGGGGCTAGTTTAGCCGGTTATGTCCTTGGATTCGGAGACAACTCCCGGGCCATTAATTCTAATCGTTGGAATAACTCACAAGACTCGTATTGGTTGATCGATTTTTCCACCGTAGGGTTTGAGCATTTAACCGTATCCTCAAAGCAATATGGTTCTCTCACAGGACCAAAGGATTTTGAGTTGCAATATAGTATCGATGGCACCACTTGGTTAACTGTTCCTCATTCAACGATCACTGTAGAGTATAACTGGCTTAGAGGTCAGGTTAACCAATTATCATTACCTGAAAAATTAAATAATCGAGAAACTGTCTTTCTTAGATGGCTCAACACATCTGAAGAAGCCGTAGGGATCGGCTATAGTTTGAGCACCACCGGCTCAAATCGAATAGATGATATTGTTATCACAGGCCGACCTGTTGATGAGCCTGATAACCCTGATGATGACATTGCAGAACTCCCAGAAGACCAAGAAGAAGAACAAGAAGCAGAAGAGAAAGAGGAACAAGAAGAAGTGAAAGAGGAAGAAGAAACGCTTGAACCTCAACCAGAAAATGAAAGTGAGGAGCATGTTGAGCCTTCACCTGACGAGGAAGCCCCTTCTGATGTTATCACTTCCATTAAATCCGCCAGAAGTATGCACGGTCAAGACGTCACCATTGAAGGCGTTGCTAATAGCGATGGCGGTCTTTTGTCAGCAACGAATTTCTCCGTGTATATCCAAGATGATGAAGCAGGAATTCACCTTTTTCATGAACATCCAGATGTGTTTCCTACAATAAATGAAGGGGCTCTTATTCGCGCTAGTGGGATGATTGACGTTTCAATAGATGGCATTGTCCAGCTCGTCATTTCACAAGTAGACGTTATTGAAGAAAACCAGCCGCTCATTATGAAATCCATTGACCTGTCTAGCTACAAAGAGCCTAATTTATGGGATGAATATGATGGTCAGCTCATTACATTTACAGGTTATTTAGAACGTGTTCACAATTCGTCACGAGCTCATTTTATTAATGAGGAATTAGATGGCCTCGACGTTCGAGCTTTAAATTATCCTTTAATAGATTTAACCGAACTAGCCCCACATCATTGGTATACAGTAACAGCTATTTTCTGTAAAAAGACGGGTGGCTATGAAGCCATTGTGAGAAGAGGATCTGATATTTCGGTTGAAGTTGAACAGCCCCCTACACCTTTGTCTGACAAAACAGCTGTAGATATGGATGCCGCAGCGTTAGAAGTGATTTTTCAAGGAACGGATTCATATGAGCGAGTTTTGCAAAATGTCATTCTTGAAACAACAGGTCGTCATGGCTCGTCCATTGTATGGTATAGTCCTCGCCCTGCCGTCATTTCATCAACTGGCCATGTCACACATCCGGTAAACGTCCCAGTACCGGTGCCGTTAACAGCTATCATTTCAAAAGGCAACTTTCAGAAGGCGAAATCCTTTCTGGTTATCGTTAAACCCATACATCATGAAACGATTCCACCTTTTTCGCCTGTCCCTATACCTGTTTTACCTGAGGACTCTCATGATGAAACGCCTTCTGACAGCGTTGAGCCCGACATGACTCCTACTTTGCCAATTTATAAGAATAACGAGGGCCGATATCAACCTCCTAATCACACTGAGGGGCGAGAGGCGCATGTGGCATCAGCTATCATTCTGCCGCAACCTTTAAATAGTATGTCGTCGTACACGGGTGAAGCAGCAACATATGAGAAAATCATTACGGTTAAACACGGTTCAGCAATGTCAACCGAAGAGCCTGAAGTGGCCAACGGGCATTCACCCACTTTGCAACGTGTGACTAACGGGTATGTTTATCTGCCTGAGATTGTTGATGCTCTAAATGACGATTGGGCTTTTAAAGGAACGAATATGGCAAGCATTATAGTGCCAGAAACTGTCGTGGCAATTGACGAGGAAAAGTCAGAATCACGGTACAAATCAGGGCTTGATGAACGACCAGATTCTAGTATCTCTACGCTGACAGAACAAACGAACGCCAGGGACTCATCCTCGTCACCCTTATACGTATTGCTTGTCTGCCTTCTTGCTCTATTAATTGTTACAGGCGCTGTTTTTTATTTCAAGAAAAGAACTTTACATCTCTAA
- a CDS encoding YiiX/YebB-like N1pC/P60 family cysteine hydrolase, which produces MLKKLMFLVLFIFIGSLFFYSNTSFAKEANGEDYDLSEENFEQLIVEGYLPGDISYDEWVEINDESLFDELEVPNVVLDTDDTDGIMTYAKASKTFTLKKGDILVSNGTSYKGLTGHAGIAISSNRILHIAGPNKKPAVVSVKAWQKNYGIVKGQRDGITHTKVYRVSNNSAGKAGDWASKNYKGKNYKYGFGGKITSKNPTYCSKIVWQAYNNQNKAKKPKTKIIGPYQLPTHITGAKGLGIL; this is translated from the coding sequence ATGTTGAAGAAATTGATGTTTTTGGTATTGTTTATTTTTATTGGTTCTTTATTTTTTTATTCTAACACATCATTTGCAAAAGAAGCAAATGGCGAGGATTACGATTTATCTGAAGAAAATTTTGAACAATTAATTGTGGAAGGATATTTGCCTGGAGATATCTCTTATGATGAATGGGTTGAAATAAATGATGAATCTTTATTTGACGAATTAGAAGTACCAAATGTAGTTCTTGATACTGATGATACTGATGGCATAATGACTTATGCTAAAGCTTCTAAAACTTTCACTCTCAAAAAAGGGGATATTTTAGTTAGTAATGGAACATCTTACAAAGGGCTTACTGGGCATGCTGGGATAGCAATAAGTAGCAACCGAATTTTGCATATCGCTGGACCTAATAAAAAACCTGCGGTAGTTAGCGTGAAAGCATGGCAAAAAAATTATGGAATCGTTAAAGGCCAGCGAGATGGAATAACACATACAAAAGTTTATCGTGTATCTAACAATAGTGCTGGAAAAGCTGGTGACTGGGCTTCAAAAAACTACAAAGGTAAAAACTATAAATATGGATTTGGTGGAAAAATAACTTCAAAGAACCCGACTTATTGCTCTAAAATTGTCTGGCAAGCGTATAATAATCAAAATAAAGCTAAAAAACCAAAAACAAAAATAATTGGACCATATCAATTGCCAACTCATATTACTGGAGCAAAAGGACTTGGAATTTTGTAA
- a CDS encoding DUF3139 domain-containing protein, translated as MLLIIGGVVFMNFFTKKKEFTEIIDTYIAENNYEDHIQEKEILYDWKQGSYYAKVIFEDEPENYYEIYVETNSDNAYVIGYNTAKNEEISDKEGKYIDY; from the coding sequence CTGTTACTCATTATAGGAGGAGTAGTCTTTATGAACTTCTTTACTAAGAAAAAGGAGTTCACTGAAATTATAGATACATATATTGCTGAAAATAATTACGAGGATCATATACAAGAAAAAGAGATTTTATACGACTGGAAACAAGGATCATATTACGCAAAAGTTATATTTGAAGATGAGCCTGAAAATTATTATGAAATCTATGTAGAAACAAACTCAGACAACGCTTATGTCATAGGATATAACACCGCTAAGAACGAAGAAATATCAGATAAAGAAGGAAAATACATTGATTATTGA